The segment TGGGGTTGTTGGGTCATCCAATAGGGAGTATTATCGATAGGAACAATTTCCGGTTCATCGGGCCAGTTGTTCCAATCGTCATAGTTCGTATCCTGCGCGGTGGTGTCTACCGGTGGCGGAATATATTCGATGAATTCAAATGTATAGTCATCATCGCGTGCATAAAGGCGGTAGGTTTTATCAAAATAAAGGGCGTGGTGCTTAAAGAATGTGTTGGAGGCAACCAAAAACTTTTGCGCCTTATCGGGTTTATAATTCTCAATCACTTTATCCACCACGTTTAGAAAGGCATTAAGCTTTTGCGGATCTGCGCTTTCAACATTGACAGCATTAACCAGCGCGCCAAAGTATTGCACAAAATTCGGACGCAGCTTATAGCCCTTCCGTTTCATGCGGTAAAATTGCTTTTGGATGCGCTGTTGTTGATCAAGCCCAAGGTTGTTCCATGCCAACGGGAAAGCCTTGCCAATCACCATACCTTCTGTACTACGAGTGCTCTCCAGGGCATAGCCCACACTGTCCGGAAAGTTCAGGACAATGGTTGTCTTCTTTCCGCTCTGCCCAAAGGCAATTGAAGCCGAAAAGAAGCAACAACAAAAGAGATATTTGAGTATTGGGTTCACCTGAACTTAAACCTTCGAAATTCGCAAATAATGCCCAAATAAGCTAAAACGCTTTACCGTATGGAGTTTAACGGCTGGAAAGACTGTTCGGTACAGTCTAATGGATTTTCTTTTCAAGCAACAGGCAAGCCCATTCATCGCGGGCATAGGAGGTCACCTTATGGAGATCATAACGCGTGGCTATCGAGAGTAAATCGGGTATGTCGTTTTCATAGAAGCCGCTCAGCAACAATTTCCCGCCTGTGTTAAGCCGGGCTGCATACTCGGGCATTTCTTCCAATAGAATATTTTTATTGATGTTGGCCAGGATAATTTCAAAATTTTCAGCAAACGACAACTCGCTGATTTTACCTTGCTGAAGGTTAATGTTTGTGCAGTGATTAATCTCAGCATTCTCGTTGCCATTCTCCACGCTCCAACTGTCAATATCGAAAGCTTCGATTTTTTTTGCCCCAAGTTTTGAGGCCATGATGGCCAGCACGGCTGTTCCGGTACCGGCATCCATTACCCGCTTATTTTTATGGTCAATGCCCAGTTGGGCCTTCAACATCAGGTGGGTAGTTTGATGGTGCCCCGTGCCGAAAGACATTTTTGGTGTGATGATGATATCGTAAGGATATTCCTTTTCAGGTTTATGAAAGTGCGCTCGAATGATTATGGTATCGTCAACAACAATGGGTTCATAATTTTTTTCCCACTCCTCATTCCAGTTTTTCTTTTCAACCCTGTCGATAAAAAAAACAACCGGTGTTAGTGGAGTGTACTTGTCCTTTACTTCCTGCAGTTTTTGTTTATCGTATTGGTGCTGCTCAACAAAGGCTTCAAATCCCTTTTCGGTTTCCATAAACGTATCAAACCCTGCCTCGGCTATTTCAGCCATGAGGATTTCTGAAAAATCGGGATTACAGATTACCTGTAGACGGGAGTAGTACATACAATTTGAAAATTTGAAGATGGATTAATTTGAAAATGAACGATCAATGACGTGCGTAAAAAGCTTTATTTAGGTGACTCGATCATTTTCAAATTTTCAAATCACCCCATCTTCAAATTGATTAAATTGATTTAATGATTTCCACAAACTCGCGCGACTTTAAGGAGGCACCACCTACCAATCCGCCATCTACATCAGCACACGCAAGCAACTCTTTAGCGTTGGCGGCATTCATGCTTCCGCCATATAAAATCGAAATAGAATCGGCCACAGCCTGACCATACTTGCCGGCTACATGTTTCCGGATTACCGCATGCATATCCTGCGCTTGTTGTGCTGAAGCTGTTTGGCCTGTACCAATAGCCCACACGGGTTCGTACGCAATCACGATTTTCCTTATGGCCTCTGCCTCTAAATGAAACAATGCTTCTTCAACCTGGCGGCAAACCAGGGCTTCGTGTTCGTTTCGCTCACGCACTTCCAGCGGCTCGCCACAACAAAAAATCGGAGTCAATCCATGCTTTAAAGCAACATCAACCTTCTTCGCCAGCAGCTTTCCATCTTCACCAAAATATTGCCTTCGTTCGCTGTGACCCAATATAACGTATGGAACATCCATACTTTTTAACATAACAGATGAAACTTCACCCGTATAGGCACCTGCTTCATGTTCGCTGGCATTCTGTGCCCCAACGGCAATACGGCTACTATTACCCAGGATGTTTTTTGCCGGAATCAAATATGGAAAAGGTGTACACAGTACAACCTTTACATCACCCTTCACTTCATCGGCAACCATGCCCATAATTTCTGACGTAAGGGCTTTAGCCTCATCCAGCGTTTTATTCATTTTCCAGTTACCGGCAACAATTTTTGATCGCATAACTCTTTAGTTAACTTGTAAAGATAGTATTGTTATTAATGAAACCGATGATCCGCAAACATACCTAAATGTCATGTCGGCCCGCGAGCCGGCATCTCAGTAATAGTTTGGGATTGCGGGTCAAATGCCTGCCTTTGCCGAAGCGGCTACGTGCAGGCAGGCCCGCGATGACTAAAAATGAAGTTATAGGCATGTTTCCGGATCATCGTTTTAATGAATCTATTTCTTCACCGGCTTATACCTCGATTCCTTAAACAATTTATCAGCATCACTCATTTCCATCAGTTGTGGCAACGATGTTTCCGGGTGGGTGTTCATATAACTCTTCACAATTTCCCAACCTACCCACTGCGCAATCCGGCCGGGGCATTTCTCTCCCACTTCAATGGTAAAGGGCCGTTCACTAAGAAAGCGTTGCTTCACCATATGGTTGGTGGAGTACAGCACCTGATCTTCAATTAACCGGTACCAGATCATATCCTGATTTTCTTTAGCGCCCTTAATCTCATCCCCGGTATACCAAATAAAAACGCTATCCGGCACACACGGCAACATGTGCTTGGCAAAGTAATACGCTTTGCCAAAGGCTATCATGTCGGCAATGGCCCGATCATCGGCAAGATTGTTATAACTAAAGCGGTTCATTCCATATAAGAGCATGGTGGATGGAACTATGTTTTCTTTCACATACTGCCTTAACAAATACTCATACATATTAGGGCGGTATTTTGCACCTGGCCCCAGGTAGTAATCAAGGCTTATTATTATTAGTGAATCACTCACCAACATGTCGTTATCAAGACCAGTAACCAACGTTTGGATTTTTGGCAGCTGTGCATCGGCATAATAGTAGCGCATGTTGCTGAAAGCTTCCTGAAATTGTTGCTTCAGTTGCTGCTCGTCACCAAACACACGCTTTACATCAGCCCGCAAGGTATCCAGGTAGTTGTTAGTAAACCTTTTGTAAAGCTCCTCCAAAAAAACGGAGTCGTTTGGATACATGGACCTGCGAAGGAAGTAATCGCGGAGAATGGGATAACGAGCCAAAAATGAAATCAGCTCACTTTTAGAGCTAATGTTTACAATTGAGTCAGAAAGGGAAATAAATTCAAGTGAAACCCGGTCCTTTACCGGTGGAACAAAAGCGCACTTTTCCTCTTGATCGCGGTTACACCCAATCAAAAAGATGGCGAGTACACCCATCACTACAATTAACTTTGATATGCCTTGCATGGTACTGATTTATTTATCAAACGTAAGTGTTCCGGAAGGATTGTTTCGCATCAACCGAAGGCTCTTTGTTCTTCCTTTTAGGGTAACGTGCACAAGGTTTGATTGATCGTCATACGTTTCCAGTATAACACTATTTAGTACGGTGATCGACTTCCAGTTTTTTACTTGCACGGCCTGGATGTAAAAAACCATTGCATCACCATCTAATTCAAAACCCAGGTAATTCAATTTCTGTACCTTACCATCCAGCGTAACCTTAAAACGGTTTAAAATGTATTCCCGGGCAAGCTCATCTGTTGTAGCACTTTGTGGATGAAGCAAATCCAATAAGGGTTCGTTTTGGGCTGCCCGTATAGAAGTCTCCAGGTCATCGGAAAAAATCCGCATCACTATTTCCAATTCCCTTTCCTTCTCATCATACTCCATTTCAGTAACCGAAATATGAATGGGATGGGCTGGTACCAGAAGGCCAAGAAAGAATGCAAAAAGAATAACCATAGATCGCAGAACGCAAAATTAATCAAATCCGTAACGCTGTGAGGCTCCTTCCATCACTAAGCCGAAGGAAACTTTCTCAAATAACATTATACTTGCAGGTTTTAAAAAAAATTGATGGGCGAATTTCAGCTATACTTTACGCTTGGCAAAGATCATATCCTGGATTATGCCAATGGGTATGACCATATTCTGTTTGTGGTTGCCTTGTGTGCCATATACCTGATGCGCGACTGGAAAAAATTACTGATACTGATTACGGCATTTACGATCGGGCACTCCATTACCCTGGCATTGGCTACTTTACAAATCATAGTCGTAAACAGTGACGTGATTGAATTCCTGATTCCGCTAACCATATTCATCACTGCTTTTTCCAATATTTTCAGAAGAACAGAGGTGACTGATCGCACCACCTATATTAACTATGGTTATGCCCTTTTCTTCGGCCTAATACATGGTATGGGGTTTTCAAACTACCTGCAGGCCATTTTAGGGAAGCAAAAAAATATTGTGTCACCGCTTTTTGCCTTTAATGTAGGCCTTGAAGTGGGTCAGATAATAATCGTTTCCATTTTTATGTTCATCAGTTTTATCTTAGTCGATCTTTTTACCCTGAACCGCAGAGACTGGAAACTGGTGCTCTCCTCAGCCATCGCAGGCATTGCGTTGGTACTTATAAAAAATACGTACCCCTGGTAAATCATTAAACAATTAAGATTAATATTTAAACATGAAAAATTTACTCGTACTGCTTTTCGCTTTTCAAACGGCTATCGTTTGTGCGCAGGAACCCGCCAAATGGCAAGGCAAATTTGAACAACTCGGCACTACGCTGCCCACACCAAACGAATACCGCACTGGTTCAGGCGCACCTGGGCCAAAGTACTGGCAACAAAAAGCTGACTATGTGATTAACGTTGAGCTCAATGACGATAACCAATCCATAAGCGGGTCGGAAACCATTACTTACCACAACAATTCGCCTGAAAATTTAAAATACCTGTGGCTGCAGTTAGACCAGAACGTGATTGCACAAAATAGCTTAAAAAGCCAAACACGGCCCACGAGCTTGCGCGATTCCATTCCTGCAAAATTTGTAGCCGGATCGCTCGGCTTATATGATTTTGATGGCGGGTACAAAATTAAATCAGTAAAGGATGCCTCCGGCAAAGCACTTCCATTTACCATTAACCATACCATGATGCGCGTGGATTTACCACAAGCCCTGGTTGCCGGGGGGAAATATTCCTTCCAGGTGGAGTGGTCGTACAACATTGGCGACCGTATGAAAGATGGTGAACGTAGCGGGTTGGAATTTTTTCCCGAAGATGGAAATTATGTTTACACTATTGCACAGTTCTTTCCACGCATGTGTGTATTTGATGACGTAAACGGCTGGCAGAACAAGCAATTCCTCGGGCAGGGTGAGTTTGCCTTACCTTTCGGTGATTACAAAGTAAAAATTACTGTTCCGTCCGATCACATTGTGGCGTCTACCGGAAGCTTGCAAAACGTGAAAGATGTTCTTACAAAAACTGAAATTGAACGCTTTGAAAAAGCGAAAACCTCTTTCGATAAGCCGGTTATCATTGTAACACAGGCCGAAGCCACACAAAAAGAAAAGACAAAATCAAAAACCAAAAAAACCTGGGAGTTCCATGCCGAGAATGTACGCGACTTTGCTTTTGCTTCTTCACGCAAATTCATCTGGGATGCGCAGGCGGTAAAAATCAATGACAAAACACCGCTGGCCATGTCATTCTATCCGAAAGAAGGAAACCCGCTGTGGGAAAAAGAATCAACACTGGCTGTAAAAAATACGTTGGAAGTCTATTCCCGCATGACGATCGACTATCCTTATCCGGTAGCTATTTCTGTCCATGCTGCCTCTATTGGTATGGAGTACCCTATGATCTGTTTCAACTTCGGGCGACCAAAGAAAGATGGAAGCTATACTGCTTCCGACAGAACGCGTATGATTGGTGTAATTGTACATGAGGTTGGACACAATTTCTTTCCGATGATCATCAACAACGATGAACGCCAGTGGACCTGGATGGATGAGGGCATCAACAGCTTTGTTCAACTGGTCACAGAATTAGAACGCTATCCAAAAGACAACTGGAGCCGCGGGTTGCCCGAAGGATTGGTAGGATACATGAAAGGCGATAAATCGTTGCAACGTCCGCTCATGACAAATTCAGAACAAGTTATTCAGTTTGGTGCTGAGCAGTACCAAAAAGCAGCTACTGCCATGTACATCCTGCGCGAAACCGTAATGGGCAAAGACCTTTTTGATAAAGCCTTCAAAGAATATTCTGAACGTTGGGCGTTTAAACATCCTCAACCGGCCGACTTTTTCCGCACCATGGAAGATGCTTCTGCTGTTGACCTGGATTGGTTCTGGCGGGGTTGGTTCTATACAACCGACAATGTTGATCAGTCGATTGATCAGGTGAAATGGTATACGTTGCGCACCGAACAAACCAAAGTAGAAAAGCAGGTAACAGCAAAAAAAGCTGAGGCTGGATCAGGTTCGGGTAAAAAAGAGTACAACGATTTCTCAGCAGGACCTGAGCCCATCAGTGTATTGCCTACCGATCAGCGATTCTACAATGAATTCCAAAGCCGTATTGATGATAAAGCTATACTGAACAAACTTCAAAACAAGAACATGTACGAGGTAAAGCTTTCCAACAAAGGTGGTCTGGTGATGCCCGTTATCATTGAGTGGACCTTTAAAGACGGCTCAAAAGAAGTTGATCGTATACCGGCCGAGATCTGGCGAACGAATGAGAGCACGGTAACAAAAGTATTTGTGAAGGATAAGGAAGTGGTGAACATTGTGCTTGATCCCTTCAAAGAAACTTCGGATATCAACAGCGCTGATAATGTATTCCCCAAGCGGGCAACGGAATCAAAGTTTGATCAGTTTAAGAAAGGAACGAATTGATTATTTATAAACCCATCTCAAAAATGGGTGTCATCACGGACAATGATCCGCGATCCCATTAATTGAAAAGAAGAAAAGTGAGACACCGGCCTGCCTGCCGGTAGGCAGGCTCAAGGCCGGGATGACTACATCCTGTTTGATATTTTTGAGATGGGTCTAGATATTCAGACCTCCAAGGTCTTAAAGACCTTGGAGGTCTTTTTATTTATACTCCGCAAATAATTTACACGCCCGCTCCACATCAACATTGCCACCGGAAAGAATAATACCCACTTTTTTTCCGGCAAATTTTTTCTTCTCCTTCAGCAAAGCCGCTAACGGAACGGAGCAAGAGGGCTCAACGATGATTTTCATTCGCTCCCAAATCAACCGCATGGCTGAAATGATTTCTGCATCGGTAACCGTAATAATTTCTTTTACATGGTCTCGAATAATCGGAAAGGTTTTATCACCCAAAGAAGTGAGTAAACCATCGGCAACACCTTTTGCTTGTGAAGGTTCTATCCTTCCGCTTTTCAACGACCGGTAAGCATCATCCGCACCAGCCGGTTCTCCAGCTATGACATGTGTACCCGGAGAAAAATATTTAGTCGCCAATAGCGTTCCGCTCAGCAGGCCTCCTCCACCAACAGGCGCCAGAATTACATCAAGCTTCTCCGTGTCTTCAATTAATTCCTTTGCTGCGGTTGCCTGACCGGCAATTACATCGTAATTATTGAAAGGATGGATTTCAGTTGCGTTGGTTCTCTTTATTACACCAGCCAACGTTGATTCACGCGCCTCAAGGGTTGGTTCACATTCAAAAATCTGTCCCTGAAAACCTTTAACGCCACGCTTTTTAACATCAGGAGCCGTAGAGGGCATAACAATGTAAGCGGGCACACCCAATAATTTTGCGGCACGCGCCAGCGCCTGTGCATGGTTGCCGGAAGAATGTGTGGCTAATCCCTTTTCGAGATCTTCTTTGTTTAAAGAAAGCGCAGCATTCATGGCACCCCGCGCTTTAAAGGCACCGATCTTTTGAAAGTTCTCGCACTTAAAAAAGATTTTACACCCTGCCAGTTCGTTAATACCATTCGAACTGATCACCGGTGTTCGGTGAATGTAAGGTTTGATGCGTTCGTGTGCCCGTTTAATATCATCTAATGAAGGAACCATTGTCTTATGCATTATTATTTTTTTTGAAGCCAGCGCATTAGTATAATATCGTAAACCTGATAGTATTTCTCCCCATTATCCTGATAGTACTGGTATACCAATTCCCTCGAAAGAAGATACTCCATGGCACGAAGAACAGAAGGCCCTGCTCCTAAATCATATTTTTTTAGAAAATCACGAGCCGTAGGCGCAAACACCATTCCCTCAATTGCAATTGCCGTTAAAACCTGCCATTGATATTTTGACATGGAATTTCGCAAAGCAAAGTACGAAAGCTTGTTCTCCGCATAAATTTCAATAATCGATTCATCGATCATAGCTTGCTCAACCTTTTTACTTGCTTTTGAAAAAATCCGGTTACAAAGCAATTGCACATTATACGTGTTTCCATCAGCCCATTCAAGAATGCAATCAATCTCTTCTGTCCGGATAGCTTTACCATGCGCCTGAAACATACGCCCTATAAATATCCGATACCGCTCCATCTCAATCTTACCAATATTCATAGGCTGTGTACTAGCAAAAAATGGCCTCTTGGCAGATTGAAACATTTCAGTTAATAAATGAAACTGGCTGCCGGAAAAAATGAATCGAACATTTTTCAGATGTTGAATCTCCGACCTTAGCCAAGACTCAACCGCAAAACCTTCATCCCATGAATGAATATGCTGAAACTCGTCTAAAGCTATTACGGTAGGGCCTTGGCTATCCAACAACTGAAAAGCACTTTTAATGGAGGTTTGTTGTTGTGCATCAGATTTAAAATCAATCTCAACTTCAAAGCTACCGGTGTGTGGATTTGTTGAAAGCACCGGTCGAAAAGATAACAACCATTCCTGAACTTTATTGAAAAGCGTTTTTTGACGCTTTACCCCATTCAACACACTAGTTAAAAACAAGTTGGTAAAATCCTTAAATGATGATGATTCCTGCACATCGAGGTAAATACAACTCCATTTTGGATGCAGGAAATGAAAGACATGATGGATCAGCGCTGATTTCCCAATTCTGCGCGGAGCAAAGAGCGTGATATTTCGACCATTTCTCACAGCCTCTATCAGCATATCTTTTTCATCGTCCCGATTGCAAAACAACTCAGGACCAAAATAACCGTGAATCGGAAAGGGGTTTATAGGCTCTGACATAGAACAAAGATAACAAATTGTTATTAACAATTTGTTATTAACAATTTGTTAATTTGTGCATTTAATGCGCCTCCAGCCAGT is part of the Cyclobacteriaceae bacterium genome and harbors:
- the prmA gene encoding 50S ribosomal protein L11 methyltransferase, translating into MYYSRLQVICNPDFSEILMAEIAEAGFDTFMETEKGFEAFVEQHQYDKQKLQEVKDKYTPLTPVVFFIDRVEKKNWNEEWEKNYEPIVVDDTIIIRAHFHKPEKEYPYDIIITPKMSFGTGHHQTTHLMLKAQLGIDHKNKRVMDAGTGTAVLAIMASKLGAKKIEAFDIDSWSVENGNENAEINHCTNINLQQGKISELSFAENFEIILANINKNILLEEMPEYAARLNTGGKLLLSGFYENDIPDLLSIATRYDLHKVTSYARDEWACLLLEKKIH
- the tpiA gene encoding triose-phosphate isomerase, which translates into the protein MRSKIVAGNWKMNKTLDEAKALTSEIMGMVADEVKGDVKVVLCTPFPYLIPAKNILGNSSRIAVGAQNASEHEAGAYTGEVSSVMLKSMDVPYVILGHSERRQYFGEDGKLLAKKVDVALKHGLTPIFCCGEPLEVRERNEHEALVCRQVEEALFHLEAEAIRKIVIAYEPVWAIGTGQTASAQQAQDMHAVIRKHVAGKYGQAVADSISILYGGSMNAANAKELLACADVDGGLVGGASLKSREFVEIIKSI
- a CDS encoding gliding motility lipoprotein GldB; translation: MQGISKLIVVMGVLAIFLIGCNRDQEEKCAFVPPVKDRVSLEFISLSDSIVNISSKSELISFLARYPILRDYFLRRSMYPNDSVFLEELYKRFTNNYLDTLRADVKRVFGDEQQLKQQFQEAFSNMRYYYADAQLPKIQTLVTGLDNDMLVSDSLIIISLDYYLGPGAKYRPNMYEYLLRQYVKENIVPSTMLLYGMNRFSYNNLADDRAIADMIAFGKAYYFAKHMLPCVPDSVFIWYTGDEIKGAKENQDMIWYRLIEDQVLYSTNHMVKQRFLSERPFTIEVGEKCPGRIAQWVGWEIVKSYMNTHPETSLPQLMEMSDADKLFKESRYKPVKK
- a CDS encoding HupE/UreJ family protein, which encodes MGEFQLYFTLGKDHILDYANGYDHILFVVALCAIYLMRDWKKLLILITAFTIGHSITLALATLQIIVVNSDVIEFLIPLTIFITAFSNIFRRTEVTDRTTYINYGYALFFGLIHGMGFSNYLQAILGKQKNIVSPLFAFNVGLEVGQIIIVSIFMFISFILVDLFTLNRRDWKLVLSSAIAGIALVLIKNTYPW
- a CDS encoding M1 family peptidase, with the translated sequence MKNLLVLLFAFQTAIVCAQEPAKWQGKFEQLGTTLPTPNEYRTGSGAPGPKYWQQKADYVINVELNDDNQSISGSETITYHNNSPENLKYLWLQLDQNVIAQNSLKSQTRPTSLRDSIPAKFVAGSLGLYDFDGGYKIKSVKDASGKALPFTINHTMMRVDLPQALVAGGKYSFQVEWSYNIGDRMKDGERSGLEFFPEDGNYVYTIAQFFPRMCVFDDVNGWQNKQFLGQGEFALPFGDYKVKITVPSDHIVASTGSLQNVKDVLTKTEIERFEKAKTSFDKPVIIVTQAEATQKEKTKSKTKKTWEFHAENVRDFAFASSRKFIWDAQAVKINDKTPLAMSFYPKEGNPLWEKESTLAVKNTLEVYSRMTIDYPYPVAISVHAASIGMEYPMICFNFGRPKKDGSYTASDRTRMIGVIVHEVGHNFFPMIINNDERQWTWMDEGINSFVQLVTELERYPKDNWSRGLPEGLVGYMKGDKSLQRPLMTNSEQVIQFGAEQYQKAATAMYILRETVMGKDLFDKAFKEYSERWAFKHPQPADFFRTMEDASAVDLDWFWRGWFYTTDNVDQSIDQVKWYTLRTEQTKVEKQVTAKKAEAGSGSGKKEYNDFSAGPEPISVLPTDQRFYNEFQSRIDDKAILNKLQNKNMYEVKLSNKGGLVMPVIIEWTFKDGSKEVDRIPAEIWRTNESTVTKVFVKDKEVVNIVLDPFKETSDINSADNVFPKRATESKFDQFKKGTN
- a CDS encoding pyridoxal-phosphate dependent enzyme; translated protein: MHKTMVPSLDDIKRAHERIKPYIHRTPVISSNGINELAGCKIFFKCENFQKIGAFKARGAMNAALSLNKEDLEKGLATHSSGNHAQALARAAKLLGVPAYIVMPSTAPDVKKRGVKGFQGQIFECEPTLEARESTLAGVIKRTNATEIHPFNNYDVIAGQATAAKELIEDTEKLDVILAPVGGGGLLSGTLLATKYFSPGTHVIAGEPAGADDAYRSLKSGRIEPSQAKGVADGLLTSLGDKTFPIIRDHVKEIITVTDAEIISAMRLIWERMKIIVEPSCSVPLAALLKEKKKFAGKKVGIILSGGNVDVERACKLFAEYK
- a CDS encoding AAA family ATPase, coding for MSEPINPFPIHGYFGPELFCNRDDEKDMLIEAVRNGRNITLFAPRRIGKSALIHHVFHFLHPKWSCIYLDVQESSSFKDFTNLFLTSVLNGVKRQKTLFNKVQEWLLSFRPVLSTNPHTGSFEVEIDFKSDAQQQTSIKSAFQLLDSQGPTVIALDEFQHIHSWDEGFAVESWLRSEIQHLKNVRFIFSGSQFHLLTEMFQSAKRPFFASTQPMNIGKIEMERYRIFIGRMFQAHGKAIRTEEIDCILEWADGNTYNVQLLCNRIFSKASKKVEQAMIDESIIEIYAENKLSYFALRNSMSKYQWQVLTAIAIEGMVFAPTARDFLKKYDLGAGPSVLRAMEYLLSRELVYQYYQDNGEKYYQVYDIILMRWLQKK